The following proteins are co-located in the Vigna unguiculata cultivar IT97K-499-35 chromosome 9, ASM411807v1, whole genome shotgun sequence genome:
- the LOC114162797 gene encoding uncharacterized protein LOC114162797, with translation MDWFSWLSRTSLEPSLIYDYGLAFARNELQLEDAIYFNHEFLQSMGVSIAKHRLEILKLAKKQDGAPKSNKLSGVIKKCLKKCFSLVSRDDHDHQDTMMKKEMPPEPNWYQGKWRRARHNNEEVKGENKGVVQRSRNIALSGPLDGTNGRVLHEKMMNNSKLMMKLSGPLDGKVNNGCERVVFANANRSPIMSSAPANNGRFVGTAKSPRLSGPLDARSVVCNRSPRLPRPLDERAYSKVRADAAADYDDDDYAIWPTLFEDLKPT, from the coding sequence ATGGACTGGTTCTCGTGGTTGTCCAGGACCAGCCTAGAACCCTCCCTCATCTACGACTATGGCCTTGCCTTCGCCCGCAATGAGCTTCAGTTGGAAGATGCCATCTACTTCAACCACGAGTTTCTTCAGAGCATGGGCGTTTCCATCGCCAAACACAGGCTCGAAATCCTCAAGCTTGCCAAAAAACAAGATGGGGCACCCAAAAGCAACAAGCTTTCTGGGGTCATCAAGAAGTGTCTCAAGAAGTGCTTCAGCCTGGTTTCGCGTGATGATCATGATCATCAAGACACGATGATGAAGAAGGAGATGCCACCCGAGCCAAACTGGTACCAAGGGAAGTGGAGAAGAGCCAGGCACAACAATGAGGAAGTGAAGGGAGAGAACAAGGGAGTGGTGCAGAGAAGCAGGAACATTGCACTGTCAGGGCCTTTGGATGGAACAAATGGAAGAGTGTTGCATGAGAAGATGATGAACAACAGCAAGTTGATGATGAAGTTGTCTGGTCCTCTTGATGGAAAGGTGAATAATGGCTGTGAGAGAGTGGTGTTTGCAAATGCAAATAGAAGTCCTATAATGAGTTCTGCTCCTGCTAATAATGGAAGGTTCGTTGGCACAGCAAAGAGTCCTAGACTTTCTGGGCCACTCGATGCAAGATCAGTGGTCTGTAATAGAAGTCCAAGGTTACCTAGGCCTTTAGATGAGAGGGCCTACAGTAAGGTCAGAGCTGATGCAGCAGCagattatgatgatgatgattatgcAATTTGGCCTACTTTGTTTGAAGATCTTAAACCAACTTAg
- the LOC114162804 gene encoding uncharacterized protein LOC114162804, with translation MGVYLLVSTILGNVYPFSDAVSYALVAVMFLLLMAPLTVPLKMTLFPRNGIKSEQHVGSSSSAGALGSLNDQYNSPEVSELLALGEGTVKQKKRRPKRGEDFTFTEAIVEADFWLLILVYFVGVGTGVTVLNNLAQIGIARGEEDTATLLSIFSFCNFLGGLVEELYHNILSGQEELQCVFVAPVP, from the exons ATGGGTGTTTACCTTCTTGTCAGTACCATACTCGGTAATGTCTACCCCTTCAGCGATGCTGTTTCGTATGCTTTGGTGGCCGTGATGTTTCTGCTTCTCATGGCTCCCCTTACTGTCCCTTTGAAGATGACACTGTTTCCAAGGAATGGGATTAAATCAGAGCAACACGTTGGATCTTCTTCGTCGGCAGGGGCACTTGGCAGTTTGAATGATCAGTATAATTCGCCTGAGGTTTCTGAGCTTCTTGCCTTGGGTGAGGGGACTGTGAAGCAGAAGAAGAGAAGGCCTAAACGTGGAGAAGATTTTACGTTTACTGAGGCTATAGTTGAGGCTGATTTCTGGCTTCTGATTTTGGTCTACTTTGTTGGAGTCGGCACTGGGGTTACTGTTCTCAATAATCTGGCCCAAATAGGTATTGCCCGAGGAGAGGAAGACACCGCCACTTTGCTGTCAATTTTTAGCTTTTGCAATTTTCTGGGCGGCTTGGTGGAGGAGTTGTATCATAACATTTTGTCAG GACAAGAAGAGTTACAATGTGTGTTTGTAGCACCGGTTCCGTAA